A part of Aegilops tauschii subsp. strangulata cultivar AL8/78 chromosome 2, Aet v6.0, whole genome shotgun sequence genomic DNA contains:
- the LOC109731845 gene encoding protein NUCLEAR FUSION DEFECTIVE 4 isoform X1, translated as MGMLADRLRAFSTNRWLVFVAAMWLQSMAGIGYLFGAISPILKAALGYNQRHVAALGIAKDLGDCVGFLAGSLSAMLPAWAMLLIGALQNFLGYGWLWLIVTKQAPPLPLSMMCVLIFVGTNGETYFNTTSLVTCIQNFPKSRGPTVGILKGFAGLSSAILTQLFAVMHTPDHATLIFMVAVGPSLVAIGLMFVIRPVGGHRQVRSSDKNSFMFIYTICLLLASYLVGVMLVQDFLEVSDNVAISLTVFLFILLISPIAIPVVLTFSLKTEYPSPYEEALLSEALKGEAGTSHEREDQPELILSEMEDEKPKDIDSLSPSERRRRIADLQTKLVQAAARGGVRVRKGPRRGENFTLMQALVKADFWLIWLSLLLGSGSGLTVIDNLGQMSQAAGFKDGHNFVSLTSIWNFLGRVGGGYFSENIVREHKYPRHIALALAQILMAAGHFLFAMAWPGTMYMGTFLVGLGYGTHWAIVPAAVSELFGVKHFGAMYNFLTVANPTGSLIFSGLIASSFYDYEAEKQAQRHQSSASSSPQFLQGMGLLADGPLKCEGAVCFFVSSLIMSAFCVVGAGLSLVIVHRTKRVYSHLYRSVR; from the exons ATGGGGATGCTCGCCGACAGGCTCAGGGCCTTCTCCACCAACCGATGGCTCGTCTTCGTCGCCGCAATGTGGCTGCAGTCCATGGCCGGCATCGGCTACCTCTTCGGCGCCATCTCGCCAATCCTCAAGGCCGCGCTCGGCTACAACCAGCGCCACGTGGCGGCGCTCGGCATCGCCAAGGACCTCGGCGACTGCGTCGGCTTCCTCGCCGGCTCGCTCTCCGCCATGCTGCCCGCCTGGGCCATGCTGCTCATCGGCGCCCTGCAGAACTTCCTCGGATACGGATGGCTCTGGCTCATAGTCACCAAGCAGGCGCCGCCGCTGCCCCTCTCCATG ATGTGTGTCCTTATTTTTGTTGGAACCAACGGCGAGACATATTTCAACACAACTTCACTGGTTACATGCATCCAGAATTTCCCAAAGAGCAGGGGCCCAACTGTGGGCATTCTGAAAGGATTTGCTGGCCTTAGCAGTGCAATTCTGACTCAACTGTTTGCAGTAATGCACACACCAGACCATGCAACTCTTATCTTCATGGTCGCAGTTGGGCCATCACTTGTTGCCATTGGCCTCATGTTTGTTATAAGGCCTGTCGGGGGTCACCGACAGGTGCGGTCATCTGACAAGAACAGCTTCATGTTCATCTACACCATTTGCTTGCTCCTTGCCTCATATCTCGTTGGTGTCATGCTAGTCCAAGATTTCCTGGAAGTGAGTGATAATGTGGCCATTTCTCTCACAGTGTTTCTTTTCATCTTGCTTATTTCACCGATCGCGATCCCCGTGGTCCTGACATTTAGCTTGAAAACTGAATATCCAAGTCCATATGAAGAGGCTCTGCTGTCTGAAGCATTAAAAGGAGAGGCAGGTACTTCACATGAAAGGGAGGATCAACCAGAGTTGATTCTAAGTGAGATGGAAGACGAGAAGCCTAAAGACATAGACTCTTTATCCCCATCTGAAAGGAGAAGGAGAATTGCAGACTTGCAGACCAAGTTAGTTCAAGCTGCAGCAAGAGGTGGGGTTAGAGTCAGGAAGGGACCACGTAGGGGGGAGAACTTCACCCTGATGCAGGCATTGGTCAAGGCTGATTTTTGGCTTATTTGGTTATCGCTTCTGCTCGGGTCTGGATCAGGGCTGACGGTGATTGATAATTTGGGTCAGATGAGCCAAGCTGCCGGTTTCAAAGACGGGCATAACTTCGTGTCATTGACGAGCATATGGAACTTCCTTGGTCGTGTTGGAGGTGGCTATTTCTCTGAGAATATTGTCAG GGAACATAAATACCCAAGGCACATAGCATTGGCCTTAGCTCAGATACTCATGGCTGCTGGGCATTTCCTCTTTGCAATGGCTTGGCCTGGAACTATGTACATGGGAACCTTCCTGGTTGGGCTTGGATATGGCACTCACTGGGCTATTGTGCCGGCTGCTGTTTCTGAACTTTTCGGCGTAAAACACTTTGGCGCAATGTATAATTTCCTCACAGTAGCAAACCCCACAGGGTCGCTGATCTTCTCAGGTCTCATTGCCAGTAGCTTCTATGACTATGAAGCTGAGAAGCAAGCACAGCGCCATCAGAGCTCAGCGTCGTCGTCTCCACAGTTTCTTCAGGGCATGGGTTTACTTGCAGATGGGCCACTGAAGTGTGAAGGGGCTGTTTGCTTCTTTGTCAGCTCGTTGATCATGTCGGCGTTTTGCGTCGTGGGTGCTGGCTTGAGCCTTGTCATTGTTCACAGGACCAAGCGAGTCTACTCTCACCTCTATCGATCTGTCCGGTGA
- the LOC109731845 gene encoding protein NUCLEAR FUSION DEFECTIVE 4 isoform X2, translating to MCVLIFVGTNGETYFNTTSLVTCIQNFPKSRGPTVGILKGFAGLSSAILTQLFAVMHTPDHATLIFMVAVGPSLVAIGLMFVIRPVGGHRQVRSSDKNSFMFIYTICLLLASYLVGVMLVQDFLEVSDNVAISLTVFLFILLISPIAIPVVLTFSLKTEYPSPYEEALLSEALKGEAGTSHEREDQPELILSEMEDEKPKDIDSLSPSERRRRIADLQTKLVQAAARGGVRVRKGPRRGENFTLMQALVKADFWLIWLSLLLGSGSGLTVIDNLGQMSQAAGFKDGHNFVSLTSIWNFLGRVGGGYFSENIVREHKYPRHIALALAQILMAAGHFLFAMAWPGTMYMGTFLVGLGYGTHWAIVPAAVSELFGVKHFGAMYNFLTVANPTGSLIFSGLIASSFYDYEAEKQAQRHQSSASSSPQFLQGMGLLADGPLKCEGAVCFFVSSLIMSAFCVVGAGLSLVIVHRTKRVYSHLYRSVR from the exons ATGTGTGTCCTTATTTTTGTTGGAACCAACGGCGAGACATATTTCAACACAACTTCACTGGTTACATGCATCCAGAATTTCCCAAAGAGCAGGGGCCCAACTGTGGGCATTCTGAAAGGATTTGCTGGCCTTAGCAGTGCAATTCTGACTCAACTGTTTGCAGTAATGCACACACCAGACCATGCAACTCTTATCTTCATGGTCGCAGTTGGGCCATCACTTGTTGCCATTGGCCTCATGTTTGTTATAAGGCCTGTCGGGGGTCACCGACAGGTGCGGTCATCTGACAAGAACAGCTTCATGTTCATCTACACCATTTGCTTGCTCCTTGCCTCATATCTCGTTGGTGTCATGCTAGTCCAAGATTTCCTGGAAGTGAGTGATAATGTGGCCATTTCTCTCACAGTGTTTCTTTTCATCTTGCTTATTTCACCGATCGCGATCCCCGTGGTCCTGACATTTAGCTTGAAAACTGAATATCCAAGTCCATATGAAGAGGCTCTGCTGTCTGAAGCATTAAAAGGAGAGGCAGGTACTTCACATGAAAGGGAGGATCAACCAGAGTTGATTCTAAGTGAGATGGAAGACGAGAAGCCTAAAGACATAGACTCTTTATCCCCATCTGAAAGGAGAAGGAGAATTGCAGACTTGCAGACCAAGTTAGTTCAAGCTGCAGCAAGAGGTGGGGTTAGAGTCAGGAAGGGACCACGTAGGGGGGAGAACTTCACCCTGATGCAGGCATTGGTCAAGGCTGATTTTTGGCTTATTTGGTTATCGCTTCTGCTCGGGTCTGGATCAGGGCTGACGGTGATTGATAATTTGGGTCAGATGAGCCAAGCTGCCGGTTTCAAAGACGGGCATAACTTCGTGTCATTGACGAGCATATGGAACTTCCTTGGTCGTGTTGGAGGTGGCTATTTCTCTGAGAATATTGTCAG GGAACATAAATACCCAAGGCACATAGCATTGGCCTTAGCTCAGATACTCATGGCTGCTGGGCATTTCCTCTTTGCAATGGCTTGGCCTGGAACTATGTACATGGGAACCTTCCTGGTTGGGCTTGGATATGGCACTCACTGGGCTATTGTGCCGGCTGCTGTTTCTGAACTTTTCGGCGTAAAACACTTTGGCGCAATGTATAATTTCCTCACAGTAGCAAACCCCACAGGGTCGCTGATCTTCTCAGGTCTCATTGCCAGTAGCTTCTATGACTATGAAGCTGAGAAGCAAGCACAGCGCCATCAGAGCTCAGCGTCGTCGTCTCCACAGTTTCTTCAGGGCATGGGTTTACTTGCAGATGGGCCACTGAAGTGTGAAGGGGCTGTTTGCTTCTTTGTCAGCTCGTTGATCATGTCGGCGTTTTGCGTCGTGGGTGCTGGCTTGAGCCTTGTCATTGTTCACAGGACCAAGCGAGTCTACTCTCACCTCTATCGATCTGTCCGGTGA
- the LOC109731844 gene encoding uncharacterized protein, with protein sequence MSVEYNMDEALKARNTAESKFHARDLRGARKYAVKAQNLCPSLEGISQMASTLEVHLAAESKIDGESDWYRILSLPAFADEEDVKKQYRKLALQLHPDKNKSVGAEEAFKLISEAWSVLSDTSRKTIYDQKRSDHSVVNVTNGMYTYDKKATKRARKNAAAAAAAAAAAAAAAEATARPAGVDTFWTSCNRCRMQYEYLRMYLNHNLLCPNCHHAFMAVETGFPCNGSSSSFSWSTKQQPQNHSSTKHSYGSTSRTSSIPGTGHVGYQQDSTYDSYNSQSFQWNQYSKTAPAADTNAYSTQASEKPRRNEESYSYNYPESGNTCDPERTTSRRGRFAKRRRHSNDYTTVDYAGDNKETVVASTETNAFTDVGRVNGTSVEKMRSAVSVRRANVLREISQIDTRGLLVEKAKEAVRGKLQELSMAACSRFAEKRKSEGKVYPSDNNIKANGVLSGKLGKGLKLCSSISVDTHIPAAATDEKNPEQKRVPVSIDVPDPDFHDFDKDRTERAFYSDQVWATYDSEDGMPRLYAMVQKVLSMRPFRIRMSFLNSKSNIELSPINWVASGFQKTCGDFRVGRYQITETVNIFSHKVSWTKGPRGIIRIIPQKGDTWALYRDWSPDWNELTPDDVIYKYEIVEVIDDFTEEQGLTVIPLLKVAGFKAVFHRHMDPKEVRRIPKGELFRFSHQVPSRLLTGEEGNNAPEGCHELDPAATPVDLLKVITEVNEDVVAQTAE encoded by the coding sequence ATGAGTGTGGAGTACAATATGGATGAAGCTTTGAAAGCACGAAATACTGCAGAGAGCAAGTTTCATGCGCGCGACCTCAGGGGCGCGCGCAAGTACGCGGTCAAGGCCCAGAATCTCTGCCCATCACTTGAGGGCATATCCCAGATGGCGTCGACTCTTGAAGTTCATCTTGCAGCGGAGTCCAAGATTGATGGAGAGAGTGACTGGTACCGGATCTTGTCCCTGCCCGCCTTTGCAGATGAAGAGGATGTGAAGAAGCAGTACAGGAAGCTAGCTCTCCAGCTGCACCCTGATAAGAACAAGTCAGTCGGTGCTGAGGAGGCCTTTAAACTGATCTCTGAGGCGTGGAGTGTGTTGTCTGATACTAGTCGGAAGACAATTTATGATCAGAAGAGGTCAGATCATTCTGTTGTCAACGTAACCAATGGCATGTATACGTATGACAAGAAGGCGACCAAGAGAGCTCGAAAgaatgctgctgctgccgccgccgccgccgctgctgctgcgGCTGCTGCTGAGGCTACTGCTCGTCCTGCTGGTGTTGATACTTTCTGGACATCTTGCAATCGCTGCCGTATGCAGTATGAGTACTTAAGAATGTATCTTAATCATAACCTTCTGTGCCCAAACTGCCATCACGCGTTCATGGCGGTAGAGACTGGATTTCCTTGCAACGGAAGCAGTTCATCTTTCTCCTGGTCAACCAAGCAGCAGCCACAGAACCACAGTTCCACCAAACATTCATATGGCTCAACAAGCAGGACTTCTAGCATTCCGGGGACAGGGCATGTGGGGTATCAGCAAGATAGTACTTATGATTCCTACAACAGTCAAAGCTTTCAGTGGAATCAGTACTCCAAGACAGCGCCTGCAGCTGACACAAATGCTTACAGTACCCAGGCTTCCGAGAAACCTAGAAGAAATGAAGAGAGCTACAGCTACAACTACCCTGAAAGTGGAAACACATGTGACCCTGAGAGAACTACTTCAAGGCGTGGCCGGTTTGCAAAGCGGAGAAGGCATAGTAATGATTATACGACTGTGGATTATGCTGGAGATAACAAAGAAACAGTGGTTGCAAGCACAGAGACAAATGCTTTCACTGATGTGGGGCGGGTTAATGGCACTTCAGTGGAAAAGATGAGATCTGCAGTGAGTGTAAGGAGAGCTAATGTTTTGAGAGAGATCTCCCAGATTGATACACGGGGTCTACTTGTTGAGAAAGCCAAAGAAGCCGTCCGGGGAAAATTGCAAGAGCTGAGCATGGCAGCATGTTCACGGTTTGCAGAGAAAAGGAAGTCAGAAGGAAAGGTATATCCTAGTGACAACAACATAAAGGCAAATGGGGTCCTCTCTGGCAAGCTTGGCAAAGGACTCAAGCTATGCAGTTCAATAAGTGTCGACACCCACATACCTGCAGCTGCAACTGATGAAAAAAATCCAGAACAGAAGCGTGTGCCTGTTTCGATTGATGTCCCAGATCCTGACTTCCATGATTTTGATAAGGATCGCACAGAGAGAGCTTTTTATAGTGACCAAGTATGGGCTACATATGACAGTGAGGATGGAATGCCTCGTCTGTATGCAATGGTGCAGAAAGTTCTTTCAATGAGACCTTTCAGAATCCGCATGAGTTTCCTCAATTCCAAATCCAATATTGAACTGTCGCCAATAAACTGGGTTGCCTCTGGTTTCCAGAAAACATGTGGCGATTTTAGGGTTGGAAGGTACCAGATTACGGAAACAGTCAACATATTTTCGCACAAAGTCAGCTGGACTAAAGGCCCCCGTGGGATTATCAGAATTATTCCTCAGAAAGGTGATACATGGGCTTTGTACCGAGACTGGTCTCCTGATTGGAACGAGCTTACACCTGATGATGTGATATATAAATACGAGATTGTCGAAGTTATTGATGATTTCACTGAGGAGCAAGGGCTGACTGTCATTCCATTATTGAAGGTTGCTGGCTTCAAAGCTGTGTTCCATAGGCACATGGACCCCAAGGAGGTGAGGAGGATACCAAAGGGTGAGCTGTTTCGATTCTCGCATCAGGTTCCTTCTCGACTGCTGACTGGTGAAGAAGGCAACAATGCCCCGGAAGGTTGTCATGAGCTCGATCCTGCTGCAACCCCAGTGGACCTTCTTAAGGTTATTACAGAGGTGAATGAAGACGTGGTGGCGCAGACTGCTGAATAG